A single Orcinus orca chromosome 2, mOrcOrc1.1, whole genome shotgun sequence DNA region contains:
- the LOC101270069 gene encoding lactoylglutathione lyase-like, protein MAELQPASGGLTDEAALGCCKDPDPSTKDFLLQQTMLRIKDPKKSLDFYTRILGMTLLQKLDFPTMKFSLYFLAYEDKNDIPKDKDERVAWAFSRKATLELTHNWGTEDDEAQSYHSGNSDPRGFGHIGIAVPDVHGACKRFEELGVKFVKKPDDGKMKGLAFIQDPDGYWIEILNPNKMITII, encoded by the coding sequence ATGGCAGAACTGCAGCCCGCGTCCGGCGGCCTCACCGATGAGGCCGCCCTCGGCTGCTGCAAAGACCCGGACCCCAGCACCAAGGATTTTCTCTTGCAGCAGACCATGCTGCGAATTAAGGATCCTAAGAAGTCATTGGACTTTTATACTAGAATTCTTGGAATGACACTACTCCAAAAATTAGATTTTCCCACTATGAAATTTTCACTCTATTTCCTGGCTTATGAGGATAAAAATGACATCCCAAAAGATAAAGATGAAAGAGTAGCATGGGCATTCTCCAGAAAAGCTACACTTGAACTGACACACAATTGGGGCACTGAAGATGATGAGGCCCAGAGTTACCACAGTGGCAATTCAGACCCTCGGGGATTTGGTCACATTGGAATTGCTGTTCCTGATGTTCATGGTGCTTGTAAAAGATTTGAAGAACTGGGAGTCAAATTTGTGAAGAAACCTGATGATGGTAAAATGAAAGGCCTGGCATTTATTCAAGATCCTGATGGCTACTGGATTGAAATTTTGAATCCTAACAAAATGATAACTATTATTTAG